In the genome of Planococcus donghaensis, the window GATGCGCGGCATGTCGGATCATTCTTACGAGTCGTATGTTTTGGGACAAAAGAGCAATGGCTATCTAATCCAACAAACCATCACGACACTCGATGCCACAGTTCGCGCAATTGCGGATGATTCTATTGAGGATGCGGACATCTCGTTCTGGGATACACTTTCTTACCAAGAAAATCGTACATCTGAGTGAGAAATGAATATGTAAAGAAAGAGTTACACTATCAATCTTAATGTTAAAGGTATTTAAATGTTAATAAGGATGTAAAAAAAGCGTTCGTAAATGTATATGAAAAATGTGGACGTTCGTAAACGTGTCTATACGTTTACGAACGTCCTTTTTCGTAGTTCTGGCCAAATTTTAGAGCGTTCGTAAAAGTGTACTTTTACGAACGGTTTGAAAGTTTAATTAAAAGTGTTTTGAATCTCTTTTGGGACTAGAAGCAACCTCTTTCTACTGGATATATATGTTAAAGTTAAATAAGGGAAGTATGGTTGTTTAGTAACGAGCTACTTCTATAAAACTTTACTGGATAAAAGGAGAAGTCATATTGAAAACCACTATTCAGCCGTCAAATGATCAGATGAAAAAATGGATTGAACAATATGTGCCTGCAAAAGACCTGTTCTTTGTTAAAGAAGAGCACGTCTCTTTATTTGAAGAAGAGATTTTGCAGGCATTGTTTATTCCGGAAGAAGAGTTTTTCAATCATGCATCTTACAAACAAATTCAGCTGGCAAACAGCTACGAGTACTGTAATTTGTCGAAAGAAGTTGAATTTGTGATTCTAGCTCATGCAAATTGGATTACAAAAATAGCTCCTGCTAAAAAAGAAATACTTTTGCAGATTCAGGTGCAGATGAATAGAGGTTTGATTTTCCCACGATCCTATTTTCCGATAGGATCGCTCCCTCTGAATGAAAAGGGTGTAATAAATTCAGAGGGTGAATCGGTTGTTTTGTACGCTGATCTGTGGGAAAAAACATCGTTTTCTGCGAAGGCACAATTGCTAAAGAAGTATGCACAGCAATGGGATGATTGGGGAAGCGAAGAAGTGCCAGTTTATCTCCCAAGAATAATTAAGAAATACGCAAACACTTTTCCAATCGAAGCAGGTAGCAATTGCTTGTCTGCAACCCTCTTTGCCATTTCACAGCAAGAATGGATGATTCATGAGTGGATACACCCTCAAACGTTTATAAAAAAATTGCGGATGACACATCACCTTATTAAATCAGAAGAGCTGATTGAAGGGGATGTGGCTGTATGGGAAACCGACGAAGGTCAAATTCAGCATGCTTCTTTTCATGTAGGGAACAAGCTTTTCTTTAACAAGAACGGACAAACCTTTTTCAACCCTTGGAAAATCATTGGTTTTGATAAACTTCAAGCTGAGTGGAGTCAATATTCTCTGAAGCTCTATCGCCAGAAATAAATAAAAATAACTTTACTAAAGCTTTTATTTTGCTAAGTTGAATGTAACTTAAGTGCAGTTAAGTTATATTCAACTTTTAAGACAGGAGTGGTTAGAGATTAGCGAAAAAAATAGATTGGTTAAAATAGTCCCTCGGCTTACCCATATGGAAATTTTTCTTGAAGCAATAGTCTCACATCCAGAGAACAGCAGGAAAGAGCTATTCCTAGAAATATTTAATCTTTCAGAAGAAGAATTAGAAACGATAGCGTTCTTTGGAATATTTAATTTAGAAAGTGAGATAGGAATACTTGAAACCCAATTAAATAAGCTGCGCAGCCTTGCTTATGAAGACTTTATAAAGGATGAATTAACGCTTCTCCAAAAAGAATTCCCTGTTTCGAAAGCAGTCGAATTTGAGTTGTTCATTCTTGATGAACAGGATCGATTTGTCAGAGAAAAGCTTGGAGGTGTTTCAGCATTCACTGACTGGAGTGGCAAAATGTTTTTCGCAGTTCTTCCTGACGCTCAAGTTCGTTCAACCCTAAAGTCAGTCATTAACCACGAATATCATCATCATTGGCGAACACATGCCTTAACTATTACTGAACAGAATCAGACACTAATGGACCGATTGATATTAGAAGGTTTAGCGGAACATTTTGTGAAAATCAGATTAGGTGACGCCTATCTTGGTCCTTATAAAGATGCACTAACCGAAAAACAAGCCAAAAATTTATGGGAAAGTACATACAAATTATGTCGCAACGAACTAGGTGAAAGAACTGACATCTACATGTTCGGAAGCAAAGAAGGAAACTTGCCTTTTTGGGGCGGTTATTCGCTGGGATACTACCTTGTAAAATGGTATCTAGAGAGAAACGAAGGCAGCTCAATTGAATATATGACGGCTTTGTCTAGTGAAAAATTTTCATTTTAAGCTTTACCTTCTGCAAATCGATATTTTCTTTGGAGGAAGATCATAGCACTATTGTTTAAACTGAATGTAACTTAATGTGAATTAAGTTACATTCACATTAGGAGTTCAAGCAAAGTTATTAGAAATGAGGATATCGATTATGAAGTTGGCATGGGCAATATATTTAGTCGGATTAGTGCTCGTAATAATATATTTCAATACGGGCTCCACGGTAGCTTTTGTAATAGGATTAGGACTGCAGCTTATAGGGTTTGTTATTCAAACGATTAATAAAAAGAAAGCTAATGAAAAAATCAATATGAGTTGATAAATGATTGGCGAGTAGATGTTCTGAATGTAACTTAATAGCAATTAAGTTACATTTAGAACAAAGGAAATACTGATTTTTTATAAAAGAAAAAGGACCTTTAAAATGGCCCTTTCACTAAAATGTGGTTTTAATTTATCAATCGATTAGCTGTTTTACAACGGCCATTTCTTTGCCAAACCGATCTCCATGGTTCTCAAATCCCAAACTCGCATATAAATTATGGGCATTCAAGTTGGCTGGGTGATAGCCGACCACAATTTTTGTGGCATTCAGTGATTTGGCCATCTCAGTAATCATCAATTTAGTTGCAGCTTTCCCGATTCCTTGGCCTTGGAAGGCTTTGTCTACCATTATTCGGTATACCCAATAGCCGTCAAGTTCCTCCGGTACAGAGTTATACATCAAAAAGCCAACCGTTTTATCGCCTGTGTAGATGGCATAAGGTTTTAAGCTAGTTTCAAACTTTGACTGAGCGATCGATACGGCATTTGGTTCCATGTATTGCGTTTGTTCTTCAGATACCTCTAGTTCACAGCAGTCATACCAGTTTTCTTTGTTTAATTCGACGATTTTCACATTTTCTGTATTCATAATTTTCCCCTTTCGATTTTCGGGGAACGCGAAATAGAAAAGTTAATTAGGCGTTATCCCCTTGTACTCATTGATGGTAACGGTGATTGTGTTTGTCATAATGAACGCCTCCTCAAATAGCTATGGCCCGTTTAATGAAATTTCCGAGCCTTTTGATTATAGCAGTTAACATTGCCCTTTTCTAGGCATTTCAAGAATAATATACCAATAACGAATCAGGGATTTGAATGTAACATAAGTCTAATTAAGTTACATTCAGTTCCCCGATTTTACTGACTTCACCAGAAAATCATTTCAAACTATTTTCATTAGAAAAAATGATACATTCAGAATGCTATTCTGTAAGCTTTTAAAGCATAAATCTCAAAAGGAATGGGATTAGATATACGAACGCATCTAGTGCCTTTTGATATAGATGGCATAAAATTAAATGGTAACTTACCGGAACTGTTGAAAAATAGAACAGAGCTTTGTATGGTTTAACGGCCTTAAAAATCTAAAGGGGTGATAGACTTTGGCCAAGATTTACATAAGTCAGGAAGATTGGGGATCGGAAGAAGAGTTTATTATATTTAATGATTCTCAGAAGGTTTCGAAATGGTATATCGGACCTTCAGATTATGAAGACTATGCTGATAGAACCCGTGAATTCTTGTCTGAATTTATCTGCATGCAGGATTCGTTCCCCGTTTTTCTCACCTTTGAACCTTACATTGATCAAGCAGTAAAGCTTGAAAAGTTGCTTAACGACAATGCGATTTCTTATACTTCTCGTGTAGAAGGTATTGGAAGCAGAATGTTTCCCGTTTTCACGATCACGCTGAAGGATGTACAAGATTTGCAGCTTGTCTTAGAAGAGACGTTTTGGATGGCAGCTGCCAATCAATTTTTCGCCTTTTCCTTTACCGATAACTGCACGTACAAATTGGCTATGAAAAAAACAGTAATGAGAAAAGAGAAGCCTTATATGTTGCCTTCCTTTCAAATGGAGGAAAATTCTACAGTTATAACAACTTGGCATGATGGGCAAGGGTTTAATCTTTATACGAGTAATGAACGATACAAAACATTAGAAAGACTCATTAGCCATTTGCCTACAAGTACAATAGTAGAAAATGAATAGTCGGAGGGAAGGGGTTATCCTCGCATAGGATAAGTTTAAGAAGATATTTTGGACTGAGCTATTAGTTTACATATCATGAGTTATCAGAAGTTAAATCAACTCTCATGACGAGCTCAAAAGAAAAAATGTTAAGAGGTTCTGAAATTTGTATTCAGAGAGGATGAGGGAGGTATGGAACGTTCTCATGCGAAGAAGCGAAAGTTCATCTCGATAGATTTAACAAAAGGCAGAAGTAAATTTGATACCAGCAAAATGAATGAATGGTCACCAGAGGAATGGGCAGCTTTCGTCGGAACTGAAGAAGATCATCATCTAGAAATACCCTTGTTGAATACAGAAAAATATCGTTTTCTTATAGTCTCTATTTCTATAAATGAAGTCACCAAAGCATTCACGCTTGAAATTCAAATGGAAAACAAGACAGAAAAGGATATTCGTATTGAGGTTGCAACGTTGAAAATTGATGAGGCCCTTTTTGATGTATCAAAAACCGAGCCTTTTTTCATCAAAGCGCATGCACAGAAAGAAGGTCAAATTACTGTCATCATCTCCGGAGATTATCTGGAGTTCTTCAAAAATTCGATTTCCTTGAGCTTCGATATTAAAGAGGTAGAGACAGACAATTGGCTCGAGGGATATGAAGTGGTTGTGCAAGTGTATTGATGTTCCGGATTAATTATGAAGTTAACATATGACGAATTATCAGAAGTAAGTACCAACTAGTGAGCAGACTATATGACAATGTTATACTGTTCCTAGTTCGTTAAAATGTGCTTTACAAAGTGGGAGGTTCCATATGGAAGTCATATATATTGCGGGTGGATGTTTATGGGGAGTACAAGCGTTTATCAAAACCTTGCCTGGAGTAAAGGCGACAGAAGCAGGACGAGCAAATGGGACGAGTCCTACACTTGATGGGAACTATGATGGCTACGCGGAATGTGTGAAAACAGAGTTTGACCCAGAAATGTTGACGATTCGAGACTTGATGGCGTATGTATTTGAAATCATTGATCCTTATAGTTTAAATCGGCAAGGGCAAGATGTTGGGGAAAAATACAGAACAGGCATGTATAGTGAAAATCCAAAGCATTTAGAAGAGGTAAAAGCATTTATTCGTGAGAGAAGCGATAGTGAACGCATCGTTGTTGAAGTGCTACCGCTTTTGAATTATGTGAAAAGTGCGGAAGAACATCAAGACCGACTAACGAGATGTCCCGATGATTATTGTCATATCCCAGAAGCGTTGTTAAGTAAATATAAATAGGGTAATGTACGTTCTTACCAAAAAAGAAGCTCCAGTGAGAGCTTCTTTTTTATTTCATAAATAGTATTCGAAGTAAAGCAGGCTTTATATTCTGGAAGAAGTAAAGTATGCTTCACGTAAAGTGAGCTTTGTATAAAGGGATAAAATATGGAGCATCGGATGAAAGAGCTAAGAACATCTTTTTGGTATACACAAGAGCAGCTATCTGAGAAATTAGGTGTTTCGAGACAAACAATCATTTCAATTGAGAATGGACGCTACAAACCGTCATTGGAATTAGCGTATAAAATCGCTACTTTATTTCAACTTTGTATTGAAGATGTGTTCATATTTGAGAAAGGGAGTGAATAAGCATGGAAACAAACCAACTGTTAGGTTTATTGGGATTATTGCTCGGAGCCACGGGAGGACTGTTTGGACTGTGGTGGGGACGGAAGAAAGCTGCCGAAAACAGAGGACTCGATGAGCGGTACACAAGTATCACTACGAAAGCTTTAGCAAATGCCTGGAAGATCACATTAGTAGCCTTATATATTCACTTCATCTTTGTGATTTTCGGAATGGAGTTAGCAGCAATTGAGGTAGTAGGTACGTTGCTAATGATTCATTTAACTGGTTGGGCAATTTCTACGGTGTATTATAATTTTAAACTTTAAATAGACTGAAATGCATTTCAATAATCTATCCAAAGAAGAGCTACACCTTAATAGCTCTTTTTTGGATTTAGTTGTTTCTAAAGGTGAAAAATGAATATACAGCAACAAATTAAGCTATTATAATTAAATTTCAGGCATTGCCAGTTTAAAATCTCAACATTCCAAAGATTATAACTTCTAATATATTACATAAATATTTCACAATTAGAATAAATTGAAATACTGCTGTAACAGAATAAAGATTCCGAACTGTTATACTGAGCATGTTGCATTAAAATAGATGCTTTTGTGTTATGTCAATTGAACATTTAACTTACACATAGATGAAACAATCGTAATTATTGAAAGGGGATAAAACACGTGATATCGAAATGGCTAGCAACTAGTTTATCCTCTGTATTAGCTTTATCAATCTTGATACCGACAGCTAACGCAGATACATTAAATGAATTAGAACAGAAACAGCAAGAAACAGAGCAACAAAAAAGTGAATTAACTTCTGATATTAGTGAAAAAGAGGGACAAATCAATCAAAACGTATCAAAGTTAGACCAATTAACAGCGAAAATCGAAGAATTGAACAAACAAATTACGGGTACAGAAACAAAAATCAGTGATGTTCAAGCGAAAATCGATAAAACTAAAATAGAAATTGACGAGCTGAAAAAGTCAATTGAAGAACTTGAACAAAAAATAGCAGAACGTGAAGAGTTGTTGAGAGAACGAGCGCGTGCTATCCAGTTAAGTGGCGGTTCTGTAGATTACATAGATGTCTTACTTGGCGCAAATAGTTTTATTGATTTTATTGATCGTTTTTCTGCAGTGAATACGTTAATAGAAGCAGATAGAGAGATCATGCGAGAACAAGCGGCAGATAAAAAGCTGCTAGCTGAACAAAAAGAACAAGTAGAGTCTAAGTTAGCTGAACAAGAATCTCGGCGTTTAGAATTGGTTGGATTAAAAGCTTCACTCAGCAGTAAAAAAGCAGAACAAGCACAAGCTGTTCAAAACTTAGAAAAAGAACAAAAACGACTGGCAGCTGAAAAAAATGAGTTAGAATTTGAGCATGCCGAAGTTCTTGAAGTTAGCGCAGATTTGGAAAAACAAATCATGAACGAACAAGCTCGTTTAGCTGAAATTGCTAGAAAAGAAGAAGAGGAACGTCAACGAAAAATTGCTGCTGAAAAAGCTGCAGCAGAGGCTCGTGCAAAAGCAGAAGCAGAAGCGGCTGCTAAAGCCGCAGCAGAAGAAAAAGCTCGTGCACAAGCTGCAGCAGAGGCAGAAGCACAGGCTCAAGCTAAAAGTAGTGCCAAAGCGGAATCAGTAAGCAAGCCGAAAGCACCAGCACCTGCTGTGACTCCACCTGTAAAAGTAGAAGTTGCGCCACCAGCACCAGCACCTAGTGCGATGTTTATTTGGCCAGCTTCTGGACGACATTCTTCAGGTTTTGGTGGACGTGATATTGGTGACGGTGCCGAATCACATCTGGGACAAGACATTGCCAATGTAACGGGTACACCAATCTCTGCGGCGGCAACTGGTTATGTTTCCTATGCCGGTAACATGGGTGGTTATGGTAACGTAGTAATTTTAACGCACTCCATTAATGGCCAAACGTATGCGACTGTTTATGCGCATATGAGTGCTATCAATGTTTCATCTGGACAGGCCGTTTCACAAGGTCAAAACGTTGGACTCGTTGGCAGTACAGGACGATCTACCGGGCCGCATCTTCATTTTGAAATCCATGTTGGTCCGTGGAATGGTGCTCGCTCAAATGCAGTGAATCCAATGAATTTCTTCTAAAATAGTTACAAAAGGAAAGATTTAACCCGACCCGAAGCACTTTAAAAGTGCGCCGGTTCGGGTTTTTTTATATTTCTGTTCGATGAATTTGTTTATTTCCGATTAATCCGACTGGCTTTGGGTATAGAAGTAAAAGGCTGTAAAGCAAATTAGTAAATTGTTTGCAGAGTCAACAAAAGGAGGATGTGGCGTGGAGAATTCAATCAAAGCTTTTGTGTTCGATGTTTACGGAACCTTGTTCGATGTTACGGCGATAAAAAAAGAATGTGAGGAATTATATCCTGGATACGGTGAGAAGATCAGTCAGACTTGGAGATCTAAGCAAGTTGAATACTTTATGTTGCGCCAGTTGATGGGCAATTATGCCACGCTTTATGCCATTACACATGATGCATTAAAATATGCACTAAATGAAAATGACTTGCAGGCAAGTAAAGAAAACGAGCAAAAGTTATTGGATGCCTATCTGCATTTACCGCTTTACTCAGAATCGAAAGAAGTTCTTACGCAGTTAAAGGATAAAAACTTAGTGGTTTTTTCAAATGGCTCTCACGATATGCTGGATCCATTAGTTAAAAATGCTGGTTTAGAAGAGTTGTTTGATCAAGTGCTGAGTATTGACGACGTGAAGCAATTTAAACCAACACCGGCATCTTATCAATATGCATTAGAACAACTTGGAATCGAAAGCCATGAAGTTCTTTTCATGTCGTCTAACGGCTGGGATGTATCGGGGGCGAAAAGTTTCGGATTCCAAACAGCTTGGATCAACCGAAAAGGAATGCCAGTTGAAGAGCTCGACCTAGAGCCGGATTATATATTTGATGATTTAACTGGATTGTTAAAGTGGAAGTAACGTTTACTTGATTGTTTTTTAAAATAAGGAGGAAACTACCTATGACAACATTACAACTCGGTGATAAAGCACCACAATTTGAATTACCATTAGCAGAAGGTGGTACTTATTCTTTGGAACAAGATTTAACGGATCGTCCAGGTTGGAGATTTTTGGTCTTTTTCAGAGGGTCATGGTGCCCAGTATGTAACCAAGATTTAAAAGAAATTCAAGAAAGCCTTTCTTATTTTGAAGGAAAAGGCGTTTATTTTACGGCTCTATCAACAGATAGCCAAGAAAATTCGTTAGGGATGAAAAATGAGCATAGCTTAAGCTTTCCGCTCCTGTCTGACCTTACAACAGATTTATTAGACCAGTACGGTGCTTATTACCATGGAGAAGATGCACCATATGAAGATCATGGAATCCACGGGGAAGCTGCTCATTATTTGCTTGATGAAAAAGGGGATATTCTTTATCAACAGCAGCAAACGAGCCCTTATGGACGTCCAAGCGCAACAGAACTTCGTAAAGTTGTGCAGTATATTAAAAAGAATTTAAAGTGATATAAATCACTTAAGACGACCTTGCCTATTGATGGGGCAAGGTCTCTTTTGTGTGTTAGCCATAAAGTGGTAAAACGTGCAAATTGTCCAGTGTTAATTGTAAAATAATAGAACGGATAACAAGAGCTTAAATGGGCACTTTTTTCATTGAAGGAGGACTGTTATGAAGCGTACGAAAGAAAATTGGGTTAATGGGAACGGCGTTATCCATACGCCATTTTATTACGGCTGGGTCATTGTCATTCTCGCGGGATTGTCTCACTTTTTTTCTGGACCTGGACAAACATATTCAAATGCCATTTTTATAGATTATTACATAGAAGAATTTGGTTGGAGTCGCTCGACCGTGTCCGGTATTTATTCTTCAGCAACACTTCTGGCAGGATTTTTATTGTTTATCATTGGTCGAATGATTGATAAAGTCGGTGCACGAAAAATGGCAATTGCGGTTTCTTTAATTTTAGCAGCAGCCAGTATATTTAATAGTTTCGTAGTCAATTGGGTAATGTTGTTTATGGGCTTTTTCGCTATACGGCTGTTTGGACAAGGCTCGATGACGCTCGTTCCAAATGCGTTAGTGCCACAATGGTTTATCCAAAAACGAGGCCGTGCACTTGGGTTAGCAGCGTTAGGTGGGATGATTGGATCGGCTGCATTTCCATTGATCAATGTTTGGCTAATTGAAGCATACGGCTGGCGGACGACTTGGCAAATTCTTGGCGCATCAATCCTGGTTATTTTTACGCCATTAGCCTATTTCTTTATCCGAAATCGGCCAGAAGATATTGGCTTACTGCCGGATAATGGACCTTCAGCAAGAGAAGAAGATCGACAAAAGCCTTTATCTTCAGATATTAGTTGGACGGTAAAAGAAGCGAAAAAAACTCGCTCTTTTTGGCTCCTTTTGTTTTGTGTAGTGGTTCCTGCTTTGGTTAATACGGGAATGACTTTCCATTTGGTGTCTATTTTTTCGATTCAATCATTAGCACCTGAAACAGCGGCAACTGTCTTGAGTTTAATGGCAATTATCGGTTTTCCGGTCACGTTTCTGGCAGGTTATTTGCTTGATAAAATACGCGTCCAGTGGATGTTAGCTTTTGTTTTTGTTGGGGAAATTGCCTCGATTTTCTTATTGAAAGAAGCAGACCTGTTTTCCGGCGCGATTCTGTTTGCGGTTGTATGGGGCTTTATGTTGGGAATTGAACGAGTAACTTTGAGTGTCGTATGGCCGAATTATTTTGGTCGACAATACCTTGGTAGCATTACCGGTATTTCAATGGCCTTTATGGTCGTTGGTTCTGCTCTCGGACCGTTACCGTTCGGCTTGTTTTACGATTTCTTTGGTGGCTATAAAGAAGTGTTATGGGCTATTATGATTTTCCCGCTACTCGGTATTGTGGCGGCGTTACTAGCAAATCCGCCAGAAAAAAAGGAAATAGAAAACTAAGCTAAAAAAGCAGAAAAGAGCATGTGCTCTTTTCTGCTTTTTTAATTGCTTGCATGTTTTTTTTCAATGGCTAATAAAAAAGGGGGGGAATGTTGCTGGTTGATAAATTCGTATTTCAGCACATCAAACGTTTTTTGTGGGAGCGAGGAAACGAATTCCATAACGGCATCACGTTCTTCGCTGCCACCTTCGTGTCCACTGTATACGACAACTAACAAAACGCCTTTTATTTTCAAAAGATCTAAACATTGTTCGAGAGCAGCAAGCGTACTTTTTGCTTTCGTAATAATAGAGTGATCACCTTTTGGCAAATAGCCAAGATTGAAAACAGCAGCTGCAATAGGTTCTGATACATAATCTTTTATTTTTGCGTGACTGTCGTGAATTAGCTCGACATGGTCAAATTCTTGGACTCGCTCTCGCGTTGCATGTATTGCTTCTGCTTGAATATCAAAAGCGAAAACTTTTCCGTTTGCTCCAGTTAAACTTGCAAGAAAGTGTGTATCATGTCCGTTGCCAGCAGTGCCGTCAATAGTTACATCTCCCGGAGAGATTGCTTGTTCAAGCAATGATTTTGTAAAAGGCAATACGCGTTGTATCGTCATGAAGTCACACTCCCTGTAGCCCGTTTCCCTTGCCAGCTTTCGCGGCGTGCAAGTTCTGCATCAATGCCATTTAAGACGTCCCATTTGTTGGCGCTCCACATCGGCCCAATCATTAAGTCTATCGGCCCATCACCTGTAATGCGTTGAACAACCATTTCAGGTGGCAGCACTTCAAGTTGGTCGGCGACTAAGTTAATGTATTCTTGCTTTTCTAGAAACTCAACCATGCCTTTTTCGTATTGCTTGACCATTGGTGTGCCTTTTAATAAATGCAACAAGTGAATTTTAATGCCTTGTACATCGAGTTTTGCTACTTCACGCGCGGTTTCCATCATCATGTCTCGGTCTTCTAGTGGCAAGCCGTTGATGATGTGTGTACATACGCGAATGCCGCGCTTGCGTAATTTCGTCACACCTTCTACATAAGTATCGAAGTCATGCGCACGGTTGACCAAAAGGGCCGTTCGCTCATGAACCGTTTGCAATCCAAGTTCGACCCATAAATACGTCCGTTCGTTTAATTCGGCCAAATAATCCACAACGTCATCTGGCAAACAGTCGGGACGTGTTGCGATGCTTAAACCGATAACATTTTCTTGCTCGAGTGCCGCTTCAAACTTTTCTTTAATCACGGGTAACGGCGCATGTGTATTGGTATAAGCTTGAAAGTACGCCATGTATTTGGCATCTTTCCATTTGCGATGCATTTTTTCTTTAATTTGATCAAACTGCTTAGGAATCGAGTCAACTCGGTCTCCAGCAAAATCACCAGATCCTGCAACGCTGCAAAACGTACAGCCCCCGTGTGCAACTGTGCCGTCCCGGTTTGGACAATCAAACCCGGCATCTAAAGCGATTTTCATGACCTTAAAACCAAAATGATCGCGCAAATGGCGATTCCATGTATAATAACGTTTTCCATCAGATGAAAAAGGAAACTCTATATTCAATCGAAACAACTCCTCAAAAGCCATTGTAGCATGACGACAAAACGGCAAACAATGCTTGTTGATTGCGCAATTGATTTTTATGAATATTGCGTTTAGAGCAATAGTTTGTTTAAATTAAAATGGAAGCGTTTTAATAATGAATTTAAGTGGATGAGTCAGAGGAGGCATAATGGAATGAAACCGATTTACAGTTCTGCAAAAGAAGCAGTTGAACAAATTCAAGACGGTGCCACAATTATGGTAGGCGGATTTGGGTTAGTAGGAATACCTGAACAGCTTATTTTAGCACTAGTTGATAAAGGGGTAACCGATCTGACCGTCATTTCCAATAACTGTGGAGTAGACGAATGGGGTCTTGGCCTATTATTGAAAAACAAACAAATTAAAAAAATGATCGGTTCCTATGTAGGAGAAAACAAAGAATTCGAGCGCCAAGTGTTATCAGGCGAAATCGAAGTTGAATTGACTCCGCAAGGAACATTAGCTGAAAAAATGCGCGCAGGCGGAGCTGGAATTCCAGCTTTCTTTACACCAGCTGGCGTAGGCACAACTGTTGCAGAAGGTAAAGAAATTCGTGAATTTGATGGCAAAGAATATGTGCTTGAACACGCATTACGAGCTGACTTTGCATTAGTGAGAGCGCATAAAGCGGATAAAATGGGCAACCTTGTTTACAACAAAACCGCACAAAACTTTAACCCGCTTGCTGCAGCGGCTGGGAAAATTACCATTGCAGAAGTAGAAGAAATCGTGGAAATCGGGGACATTAATCCGAATCACGTTCAAACACCAAGCATTTATGTACAAGGCTTGCTTCAAGCACACCAAGAAAAACGGATCGAACGTCTTACAACACGCACGGTTTAAGAAAGGGTGGAGAAAATCTTGGATAAACAATTAGTCAGAGAGCGCATTGCA includes:
- a CDS encoding class I SAM-dependent methyltransferase → MTIQRVLPFTKSLLEQAISPGDVTIDGTAGNGHDTHFLASLTGANGKVFAFDIQAEAIHATRERVQEFDHVELIHDSHAKIKDYVSEPIAAAVFNLGYLPKGDHSIITKAKSTLAALEQCLDLLKIKGVLLVVVYSGHEGGSEERDAVMEFVSSLPQKTFDVLKYEFINQQHSPPFLLAIEKKHASN
- a CDS encoding TIGR01212 family radical SAM protein (This family includes YhcC from E. coli K-12, an uncharacterized radical SAM protein.); this translates as MNIEFPFSSDGKRYYTWNRHLRDHFGFKVMKIALDAGFDCPNRDGTVAHGGCTFCSVAGSGDFAGDRVDSIPKQFDQIKEKMHRKWKDAKYMAYFQAYTNTHAPLPVIKEKFEAALEQENVIGLSIATRPDCLPDDVVDYLAELNERTYLWVELGLQTVHERTALLVNRAHDFDTYVEGVTKLRKRGIRVCTHIINGLPLEDRDMMMETAREVAKLDVQGIKIHLLHLLKGTPMVKQYEKGMVEFLEKQEYINLVADQLEVLPPEMVVQRITGDGPIDLMIGPMWSANKWDVLNGIDAELARRESWQGKRATGSVTS
- a CDS encoding CoA transferase subunit A; amino-acid sequence: MKPIYSSAKEAVEQIQDGATIMVGGFGLVGIPEQLILALVDKGVTDLTVISNNCGVDEWGLGLLLKNKQIKKMIGSYVGENKEFERQVLSGEIEVELTPQGTLAEKMRAGGAGIPAFFTPAGVGTTVAEGKEIREFDGKEYVLEHALRADFALVRAHKADKMGNLVYNKTAQNFNPLAAAAGKITIAEVEEIVEIGDINPNHVQTPSIYVQGLLQAHQEKRIERLTTRTV